ACGTCCATCATGAGAGAGACACTCAAAAGGCACTCTGACGTGTACTTCTTCAGGACTGAATACTTTAACTACACCTACCCGACAGGGGTCTTCATCAACATTACCGGTGAGTGAGGACCACCCACCACGTCTTCATCTTTGTCCTCCTCATTGTTTCTGCTGCACTACTTTGTTTCCTACAGTTCTAAGGGTCACAGACCTTTGTGTTTATTCGAATGTGTCGATTTCTATcttttttgttccttattttatACCGGGGGGTCCACTCACAGACCTCTGTTTGTTTTCCAGGCTCCCCAGACAAACCAGTCATCTCCACACTGGCTGAAGTGCAAGAGGGGACATCAGTCAATGTGACCTGCACTGTCCCCATTCCGTGTCCCTCTGAGCCACCTGAGCTGAAGTGGCAAAACACACTGAATGGGACCGTGACAAGGGGACATATGATTAACGAAAACGGGACGGCGTCTCTGTCATCAGTTCTGACATTTGTGGCCTCACCTGAGCACCACAACAAGAAAATCACATGCAGTGTGGACTACGGGGGGAAAAATCAAAGTAAGAACATCACAGTGAAAGTCCGTGGTAAGATGACTCTTCTGTTAATATAAAGACAGTCTTACAACATAAATGCTTGATAACCCCTAAACTCCGATGAGTTTAAAAAGGGCCACAGTAGGGTGACACTAATAAGTAATGCCACCAGTTATCATTTCTAAAGTAACACATTCTAATATTTAAAGACACACGACCCTTTTATCATACGTCAGGCTATTCCACCCACGTAGCTGACCAGACTCACTTCTCCTGTCTCTCCGTGTCAACCACATATTTGTAATTTGAAAAAGACCAAACGAAAGTCAACTCAGGTGTTCTTTTTGACAAACCGCTCTGAAAAtggaaagtccaccttatgagaagatttAGGAGTCGCAGCGGACTCTCAACTGCCAGAcggtgtgcagaagccattaaggaggcaaACAGAACGTAAGCTTACAGTAAGTTACATAACACACCAGTGTGGACTTAGTGCGGCTTTAATCTCCATATTGCAGGAAAGGCTGACAGAACTGGACCTTCATCAGTGCTGGGACTGGAGACCACTGGTTGAGGACCCCCACTGCCACTAACAATTATTCCACCCCGCTACATAAAGTGATTATGTGCAATGAGAGAGCTCTTTGTTGAACATTCTGGAAAAGCAGCCCCATTGCTTATTTTGCGGACCACTTTCAATAGGGGGGGTGCGGGTCGTGGCCCTGTATAAATAACTTAATTAAATTGGGCACCtgctgtgaaagacactatatgaataATACAGTGGTCTTCACTGGAATTGAGGGGTCTTTGCTGTTGGACTCTCTTTATAGGTGACCTCCAAGACCCGAGCGCTGAGCCGTCACACGCACTGCTAGTTGTGGTAGAGGGGCTGTCGTCTCTTTAAagtcaaattcatgttttaaacATCCAAAGAGTCAAACTTAAAGTCCATAAACCAAAGATCAAGAAgagatttaaaaaagtaaaaaaaataaaaataattgaaaaatccAAAACAGGGCCAAAGAACAAAAGAACAACCCAAAGTCGCAGTCCTAACAATTTGGTTTATACAGTCAGGGGGCCCCGCCACCTTCGGCACAATAGAAGAACAACAAAACTGACCAACTGGAAccataaaagaataataaaacatgaagAGGCGAAACATTCACTGAGACAGAAAATAAAGTCAACAACATGCTGCATCTACCGatcaagaaaatgcaaaaaaatcaaaagagaccaatacacatatttacaaagagtttaaaaacaattaacagatgacagaaatataaaaaactcGTTTGAACCAGAGATGGAACCCGTGAGTAGAACAGGACCAGCGGCCCACATTCACACTCGGCGGGGTCTTCACTTCGAAAGCTCGATTATTGCCTCAGCGCCCTCCTCTGTCGTGAATGAGAGGAATTTCCAGAAGTTCTCTACTTTAGCGATATTTCAGCCAAGCTTCGTGTGTCTGGGACGTTGTGAGCGTACAGCTATCAGGATACCTGAGGTTTGGATCACACAACAGGACTAACGTTAGGTGACGTATTTGTGGATCTCGCGTGTTCTTAAACACTTCTGTTAGCCATCAATGCGAGGTGCCTCACAGTGCGTAGAACGTGACCATCGTGGCTTTAGGATTCCTTTACGTTGAATCCAGCAGGTGTTCACTACACTCCTTAGGAGCTTCTCCATCTCACGGCCCCACCACAATTGGTCTTTTTGCTTTTCTTCGTGATCTTCCATGATGTCTCCATCCCTAGCTGTGCAAACCCTCAGCGTTACTACTCCCAGAAGGTTGAGCCCCACTGGTCACCTTTTCCATCCCCAGAGCAGGTAATGGCTACTCAGACACTTGACGTCAAGGACCACCATTTTTTAGATAACCTCACAGTATGAACTGCTTCTCCAATAAGAGTTTTCAAGCCATCCTTTACAACGCAGCCAAATGAGCAGAGCCTGTCGTGAGAAAAGGACACCAGGATAACCTGCTGGCAAGCGGAGACCCTTACCTTGAAGGACACTTTTGACAAATGAGTGCCACAAAGTGACAGATGTGCATGCAGTTTATGGTCTTGTCACACTTGCTGATGTCTCCATCTCTTTGTCTACAGGTACAAAGGAGGCCCACGCACCAACAAAGAAGGCCCACCCACCAACAAaggagccccacccaccaacaaaggagccccacccaccaacaaagGAGGCCCACCCACCAGCAAAGGAGGTCCACCCACCAACAAaggagccccacccaccaacaaagGAGGCCCACCCACCAATCTCTGCCATAGTTGGGAGTCTAATGTGTGTGCCGTGTCTTCTGGTGCTCGTCTGCCTTGTGAAGCACTTTAGGAAGTAAGTGTTACACTCAAGTGTTGCACCTCGTTGGTGCTTCTACTGTTTTGCTATcttcattttcttatattttgttcTTCCACATGTCGTGAATTCTAAGAGTCCATCTCTCTTACTTGTAGgacttgctgtttttataggctgTTAGTGTCAGTGAGGGGACATTCACCTAAATTAGCTGAGCAGACCACACACACCTCATTATTTACACACAACAGTCGAATTGGTGTTGACATGAAGAGCTTGGAAATTGGGAAGAACACAACAGCCTTATAGATTCTGAGGAGccattaataaaacacaataacacGAACTGGGAGTAACGCGATCACCATGTGGCTGCCAGCCATCCTAATAATGACAGTTCACTCAGTCTGAGGCTGTCCTCCATAAAGTTGACCAAACTCTGACTGCCCTGACAAGAAGCCCTCTGAACCTCCAGCATTGAGGTGTACCTTAACGATTCAGGAGGTCTACTGATGATGATGTTGTGACCATCAACGTGATCTCACAAACCGACCCAAACAGATCAGCACCTCTCATCAGGTGTAAATACAGAAGAACTAAAGAGTAAGAATCAATGTATCAGTCGTTCCACCTTACAGAGGCTTCTGTTGGTTTATGTTTCATGAGAGCCCACCCTGGCCTGTCAGGGATCCATGAATCAGTAATGTGGTCCTGTGGTGGGCTTACCTCTGCCTAGCAGACAGCAAGTGAGACCTGAATAGTAAGACCCAGAGGAACATCAGGTGTCTCCTTCTCAGCACCTTGGAGGTGCCACTGCTCTGGTCTTGTTGAGAATACTAGAAAGAAAAAGACCAAGTGAGGATGGCGAGTCCGAGCGAGTGCTCCGAAGGAGTTAACTTTGGTTCTTCTTGAGGTTCCTTATAAGATTAGCCTTTGATTCTAATATGGCGTTGCAACTGATAGcagtttaaattacattttattgcacTCTAATTTCACGTGGATCACAAGTTTCTGGTGTAGGGGGTCTTTCAGCAATCTCCTTGTATCCCCCCACACCCCTAGTGTGCCGTTGGAGCAGTTCATGTTCTAACCAAGAGTACATAATTCTGCTCGAGGTATAAAACACTTCGTCTTTGTCAAACTGTTGATTTATCTTTTCACTGCAGTgtatcatcatttttatttaatcttctcTTATTCTTCtccagtaaaaaaaacaaaacagaacagcaAAGACGGAAGGCAGATGTCAATGGCGATGAGCAGGTAGGACCTCGCCGAAGTGCTGCTCATGGTGTGGTGTGGCGCCGTCTTCATGTCAAGTTACCAGCTCCTCTGGGTTTTTGTTAACACTTTACGTAATTTTACTT
The Erpetoichthys calabaricus chromosome 17, fErpCal1.3, whole genome shotgun sequence genome window above contains:
- the LOC114668084 gene encoding sialic acid-binding Ig-like lectin 10, which codes for MSFTETTVLLFGLIQGVLCAEWSVWMPQIIKAVNGSCVVIPCTFSVPDGQTGGGNQTAASWIRNSTTGQTLPTSSGDKKRHLPLVEVIGNMSANNCTSIMRETLKRHSDVYFFRTEYFNYTYPTGVFINITGSPDKPVISTLAEVQEGTSVNVTCTVPIPCPSEPPELKWQNTLNGTVTRGHMINENGTASLSSVLTFVASPEHHNKKITCSVDYGGKNQSKNITVKVRGKMTLLLI